In Hippoglossus stenolepis isolate QCI-W04-F060 chromosome 21, HSTE1.2, whole genome shotgun sequence, one DNA window encodes the following:
- the LOC118100158 gene encoding cadherin-related family member 1 isoform X2, with protein sequence MKKEKKTHALLFLLLLHFTLGQSDYAPYFYDNGPSSTSGNMALFSISEDTPVGTQVYILNGTDPEGDPVRYGLTFEQGSKEYFRVEAKSGNVTLVQELDREKQAEISMLVSITDGRNKVVETVRVFVTDTNDEPPAFQNLPFIINIPEDTAPGDSIYRVVALDKDMGSGGSVSYYLQTSQFAKFTIDGNSGILRVKPGETLDYETTPTHFVTVVAKDGGGKYKGKHQVLTSTATITVNVIDAQDMPPSFVGTPYFGYVYEVSVPGSEIFTVYAKDGDQGNPNPIHYSIMNGSDGVFDINSTSGCITLTTYPSLLKNELYEIKVKASEIGPEDRLFDYDLTLVTVRVVDLNNHPPTFYGENGPQSKFEVTMYEHPPAGEILRGFKITVNDSDQGANAKFKLRLVGPSRVLRVVPQTVLNEAQVTIIVEDSSGIDYEKGSTLSFKLLAVEIDTPERFSATADIVINLLDTNDNVPKFTSEYYIVRVPENSPGDSSVVSVTANDPDSGPWGEVKYTIYGSGSDLFYIHRLSGLISTQPWTSLDAEFRSKYNFYVKAEDSEAKYSLAEVFVTVLDMNDHTPAFDHKLLEKTMIIGTPVRVEAVDEDAESPNNVIEYSIMKADPDNAFDINADTGEIQLKSYIKSMEIVQNITKQKDCKWSLVVQARDRGSPSFSTTAVVNIDITEATPLKGHMAAFLMKSRDSPMRALGMVTVIISVLVGVTVLISTAMYMRNSKSNRIVPTRRIIKRRPKDQQPWTFQMPVIKFNNPAEKFHVDDPERDSCSPRTKPPPPSAPSLPPPPPSYTRPSERSRAVPTISGALASKGSKKVKSHHRKEGNMSSALVSELKMKLEQKMIENNQGYY encoded by the exons atgaagaaagagaagaaaacgcATGCTTTACtatttctcctgctgcttcacttcACCTTGG GGCAATCAGACTATGCTCCATACTTTTATGACAATGGACCCAGCAGCACAAGTGGGAACATGGCCTTGTTCAGCATCTCCGAGGACACACCAGTGG GCACACAGGTTTACATCCTGAACGGCACAGATCCCGAGGGGGACCCGGTGCGATACGGTCTGACTTTTGAACAGGGCTCCAAGGAATATTTTAGGGTGGAAGCCAAATCTGGAAACGTGACTCTGGTTCAGGAGCTGGACAGAGAG AAACAAGCTGAGATCTCGATGCTCGTGAGCATCACGGACGGTCGAAATAAA gttgttgaGACAGTGAGAGTTTTTGTCACTGACACCAATGATGAACCACCTGCATTTCAAAACCTGCCTTTCATCATCAATATCCCAGAG GACACTGCTCCAGGAGATAGCATCTACAGGGTCGTGGCATTGGATAAGGACATGGGCTCGGGAGGCAGCGTCTCTTATTATCTACAG ACCTCCCAGTTTGCCAAGTTCACCATCGACGGCAACAGCGGGATCCTCCGAGTCAAACCAGGGGAGACTCTGGACTACGAGACCACGCCGACACATTTCGTGACAGTGGTGGCAAAG GATGGCGGAGGAAAGTACAAGGGGAAGCATCAGGTGTTGACCTCCACAGCCACCATCACAGTTAACGTAATCGATGCCCAGGACATGCCTCCATCCTTCGTAGGGACCCCTTACTTTGGCTACGTCTACGAAGTCTCAGTTCCT GGATCTGAAATATTCACGGTGTATGCCAAAGATGGAGATCAAGGCAATCCTAACCCCATCCATTATTCCATCATGAATG GTAGTGATGGTGTCTTTGACATAAATAGCACCAGCGGATGCATCACCCTGACAACTTATCCGTCTCTTCTGAAGAACGAATTATATGAAATCAAAGTCAAG GCGTCTGAGATTGGACCAGAGGATCGGCTGTTTGACTACGACCTCACCCTAGTGACAGTCCGCGTGGTGGATCTCAACAACCACCCTCCGACCTTTTATGGAGAGAATGGACCACAGAGCAAGTTTGAGGTCACCATGTATGAGCATCCGCCTGCAGGGGAGATCCTCCGGGGCTTTAAGATCACCGTCAACGACTCCGATCAG GGAGCGAACGCTAAATTTAAGCTGAGGCTCGTGGGGCCGAGTCGAGTGCTGCGGGTGGTTCCCCAGACGGTTCTCAATGAAGCGCAGGTGACCATCATTGTGGAAGACTCATCTGGCATCGACTACGAAAAAGGATCAACCCTGTCTTTTAAG ctgctggcgGTGGAGATCGACACCCCCGAGCGCTTCAGTGCGACGGCCGACATCGTCATCAACCTGCTGGACACAAACGACAACGTCCCCAAGTTCACCTCCGAGTACTACATCGTCAGGGTCCCCGAGAACTCCCCTGGAGACTCCAGCGTTGTGTCTGTTACA gCAAACGATCCAGATTCAGGACCATGGGGTGAAGTCAAATACACAATTTATGGATCGGGATCAGATTT GTTTTACATCCACCGGTTGTCAGGCCTCATTTCCACGCAGCCCTGGACCAGCCTGGACGCAGAGTTCAGGTCCAAGTACAACTTTTACGTCAAGGCCGAGGATTCGGAGGCAAAGTACAGTTTGGCTGAAGTCTTTGTCACCGTGCTCGACATGAACGACCACACTCCGGCATTTGATCACAAACTCCTGGAGAAGACCATGATCATCGGGACACCGGTCAGAGTGGAG GCAGTGGATGAAGATGCAGAGTCTCCGAATAACGTCATCGAGTACTCCATCATGAAAGCCGATCCGGACAACGCATTTGACATCAACGCCGACACCGGGGAGATCCAGCTGAAGTCGTACATCAAGTCCATGGAGATTGTGCAGAACATCACCAAGCAGAAAGACTGCAAGTGGTCCCTGGTGGTCCAGGCCAGGGACCGGGGTTCTCCGTCCTTCAGCACGACAGCCGTTGTCAATATCGACATCACGGAGGCG ACTCCTCTCAAGGGGCATATGGCGgcctttttaatgaaaagtaGGGACAGTCCTATGAGAGCTCTAGGCATGGTCACTGTTATCATTAGCGTGTTGGTAGGGGTGACGGTCTTGATCTCTACGGCTATGTACATGCGCAACTCAAAGTCCAACAGGATTGTGCCGACGCGTCGCATCATTAAGAGGCGACCCAAGGACCAGCAGCCCTGGACCTTCCAGATGCCCGTCATCAAATTCAACAACCCTGCAGAGAAGTTCCACGTCGACGACCCAGAGCGGGACAGCTGCAGCCCGCGGACAAAGCCTCCACCCCCCAGCGCCCCTTCTCTGCCCCCTCCACCCCCGTCTTACACACGGCCAAGTGAGAGGTCCCGGGCGGTCCCAACAATATCCGGTGCTCTGGCCTCTAAAGGCTCGAAGAAAGTAAAATCGCATCATCGAAAAGAGGGAAACATGAGCTCTGCTTTAGTGTCGGAGCTTAAGATGAAGCTGGAGCAGAAGATGATTGAGAACAACCAGGGTTATTATTAA
- the LOC118100158 gene encoding cadherin-related family member 1 isoform X3 — translation MKKEKKTHALLFLLLLHFTLARQSDYAPYFYDNGPSSTSGNMALFSISEDTPVGTQVYILNGTDPEGDPVRYGLTFEQGSKEYFRVEAKSGNVTLVQELDREKQAEISMLVSITDGRNKVVETVRVFVTDTNDEPPAFQNLPFIINIPEDTAPGDSIYRVVALDKDMGSGGSVSYYLQTSQFAKFTIDGNSGILRVKPGETLDYETTPTHFVTVVAKDGGGKYKGKHQVLTSTATITVNVIDAQDMPPSFVGTPYFGYVYEVSVPGSEIFTVYAKDGDQGNPNPIHYSIMNGSDGVFDINSTSGCITLTTYPSLLKNELYEIKVKASEIGPEDRLFDYDLTLVTVRVVDLNNHPPTFYGENGPQSKFEVTMYEHPPAGEILRGFKITVNDSDQGANAKFKLRLVGPSRVLRVVPQTVLNEAQVTIIVEDSSGIDYEKGSTLSFKLLAVEIDTPERFSATADIVINLLDTNDNVPKFTSEYYIVRVPENSPGDSSVVSVTANDPDSGPWGEVKYTIYGSGSDLFYIHRLSGLISTQPWTSLDAEFRSKYNFYVKAEDSEAKYSLAEVFVTVLDMNDHTPAFDHKLLEKTMIIGTPVRVEAVDEDAESPNNVIEYSIMKADPDNAFDINADTGEIQLKSYIKSMEIVQNITKQKDCKWSLVVQARDRGSPSFSTTAVVNIDITEAIKGRVISYFMGLSKRPLTIFGICFSVVTSLILLTICISTILYCSAVKRSRINPESNYIKVVRRVK, via the exons atgaagaaagagaagaaaacgcATGCTTTACtatttctcctgctgcttcacttcACCTTGG CAA GGCAATCAGACTATGCTCCATACTTTTATGACAATGGACCCAGCAGCACAAGTGGGAACATGGCCTTGTTCAGCATCTCCGAGGACACACCAGTGG GCACACAGGTTTACATCCTGAACGGCACAGATCCCGAGGGGGACCCGGTGCGATACGGTCTGACTTTTGAACAGGGCTCCAAGGAATATTTTAGGGTGGAAGCCAAATCTGGAAACGTGACTCTGGTTCAGGAGCTGGACAGAGAG AAACAAGCTGAGATCTCGATGCTCGTGAGCATCACGGACGGTCGAAATAAA gttgttgaGACAGTGAGAGTTTTTGTCACTGACACCAATGATGAACCACCTGCATTTCAAAACCTGCCTTTCATCATCAATATCCCAGAG GACACTGCTCCAGGAGATAGCATCTACAGGGTCGTGGCATTGGATAAGGACATGGGCTCGGGAGGCAGCGTCTCTTATTATCTACAG ACCTCCCAGTTTGCCAAGTTCACCATCGACGGCAACAGCGGGATCCTCCGAGTCAAACCAGGGGAGACTCTGGACTACGAGACCACGCCGACACATTTCGTGACAGTGGTGGCAAAG GATGGCGGAGGAAAGTACAAGGGGAAGCATCAGGTGTTGACCTCCACAGCCACCATCACAGTTAACGTAATCGATGCCCAGGACATGCCTCCATCCTTCGTAGGGACCCCTTACTTTGGCTACGTCTACGAAGTCTCAGTTCCT GGATCTGAAATATTCACGGTGTATGCCAAAGATGGAGATCAAGGCAATCCTAACCCCATCCATTATTCCATCATGAATG GTAGTGATGGTGTCTTTGACATAAATAGCACCAGCGGATGCATCACCCTGACAACTTATCCGTCTCTTCTGAAGAACGAATTATATGAAATCAAAGTCAAG GCGTCTGAGATTGGACCAGAGGATCGGCTGTTTGACTACGACCTCACCCTAGTGACAGTCCGCGTGGTGGATCTCAACAACCACCCTCCGACCTTTTATGGAGAGAATGGACCACAGAGCAAGTTTGAGGTCACCATGTATGAGCATCCGCCTGCAGGGGAGATCCTCCGGGGCTTTAAGATCACCGTCAACGACTCCGATCAG GGAGCGAACGCTAAATTTAAGCTGAGGCTCGTGGGGCCGAGTCGAGTGCTGCGGGTGGTTCCCCAGACGGTTCTCAATGAAGCGCAGGTGACCATCATTGTGGAAGACTCATCTGGCATCGACTACGAAAAAGGATCAACCCTGTCTTTTAAG ctgctggcgGTGGAGATCGACACCCCCGAGCGCTTCAGTGCGACGGCCGACATCGTCATCAACCTGCTGGACACAAACGACAACGTCCCCAAGTTCACCTCCGAGTACTACATCGTCAGGGTCCCCGAGAACTCCCCTGGAGACTCCAGCGTTGTGTCTGTTACA gCAAACGATCCAGATTCAGGACCATGGGGTGAAGTCAAATACACAATTTATGGATCGGGATCAGATTT GTTTTACATCCACCGGTTGTCAGGCCTCATTTCCACGCAGCCCTGGACCAGCCTGGACGCAGAGTTCAGGTCCAAGTACAACTTTTACGTCAAGGCCGAGGATTCGGAGGCAAAGTACAGTTTGGCTGAAGTCTTTGTCACCGTGCTCGACATGAACGACCACACTCCGGCATTTGATCACAAACTCCTGGAGAAGACCATGATCATCGGGACACCGGTCAGAGTGGAG GCAGTGGATGAAGATGCAGAGTCTCCGAATAACGTCATCGAGTACTCCATCATGAAAGCCGATCCGGACAACGCATTTGACATCAACGCCGACACCGGGGAGATCCAGCTGAAGTCGTACATCAAGTCCATGGAGATTGTGCAGAACATCACCAAGCAGAAAGACTGCAAGTGGTCCCTGGTGGTCCAGGCCAGGGACCGGGGTTCTCCGTCCTTCAGCACGACAGCCGTTGTCAATATCGACATCACGGAGGCG ATCAAGGGCCGAGTTATTTCTTACTTCATGGGCCTCAGCAAGCGTCCGCTGACTATTTTTGGAATTTGTTTCAGCGTTGTCACGTCCCTCATTTTACTAACAATCTGCATATCCACGATCCTCTACTGTAGCGCAGTGAAAAGGTCGAGAATCAACCCCGAGAGTAACTATATCAAAGTGGTCCGCAGAGTCAAGTGA
- the LOC118100158 gene encoding cadherin-related family member 1 isoform X1 encodes MKKEKKTHALLFLLLLHFTLARQSDYAPYFYDNGPSSTSGNMALFSISEDTPVGTQVYILNGTDPEGDPVRYGLTFEQGSKEYFRVEAKSGNVTLVQELDREKQAEISMLVSITDGRNKVVETVRVFVTDTNDEPPAFQNLPFIINIPEDTAPGDSIYRVVALDKDMGSGGSVSYYLQTSQFAKFTIDGNSGILRVKPGETLDYETTPTHFVTVVAKDGGGKYKGKHQVLTSTATITVNVIDAQDMPPSFVGTPYFGYVYEVSVPGSEIFTVYAKDGDQGNPNPIHYSIMNGSDGVFDINSTSGCITLTTYPSLLKNELYEIKVKASEIGPEDRLFDYDLTLVTVRVVDLNNHPPTFYGENGPQSKFEVTMYEHPPAGEILRGFKITVNDSDQGANAKFKLRLVGPSRVLRVVPQTVLNEAQVTIIVEDSSGIDYEKGSTLSFKLLAVEIDTPERFSATADIVINLLDTNDNVPKFTSEYYIVRVPENSPGDSSVVSVTANDPDSGPWGEVKYTIYGSGSDLFYIHRLSGLISTQPWTSLDAEFRSKYNFYVKAEDSEAKYSLAEVFVTVLDMNDHTPAFDHKLLEKTMIIGTPVRVEAVDEDAESPNNVIEYSIMKADPDNAFDINADTGEIQLKSYIKSMEIVQNITKQKDCKWSLVVQARDRGSPSFSTTAVVNIDITEATPLKGHMAAFLMKSRDSPMRALGMVTVIISVLVGVTVLISTAMYMRNSKSNRIVPTRRIIKRRPKDQQPWTFQMPVIKFNNPAEKFHVDDPERDSCSPRTKPPPPSAPSLPPPPPSYTRPSERSRAVPTISGALASKGSKKVKSHHRKEGNMSSALVSELKMKLEQKMIENNQGYY; translated from the exons atgaagaaagagaagaaaacgcATGCTTTACtatttctcctgctgcttcacttcACCTTGG CAA GGCAATCAGACTATGCTCCATACTTTTATGACAATGGACCCAGCAGCACAAGTGGGAACATGGCCTTGTTCAGCATCTCCGAGGACACACCAGTGG GCACACAGGTTTACATCCTGAACGGCACAGATCCCGAGGGGGACCCGGTGCGATACGGTCTGACTTTTGAACAGGGCTCCAAGGAATATTTTAGGGTGGAAGCCAAATCTGGAAACGTGACTCTGGTTCAGGAGCTGGACAGAGAG AAACAAGCTGAGATCTCGATGCTCGTGAGCATCACGGACGGTCGAAATAAA gttgttgaGACAGTGAGAGTTTTTGTCACTGACACCAATGATGAACCACCTGCATTTCAAAACCTGCCTTTCATCATCAATATCCCAGAG GACACTGCTCCAGGAGATAGCATCTACAGGGTCGTGGCATTGGATAAGGACATGGGCTCGGGAGGCAGCGTCTCTTATTATCTACAG ACCTCCCAGTTTGCCAAGTTCACCATCGACGGCAACAGCGGGATCCTCCGAGTCAAACCAGGGGAGACTCTGGACTACGAGACCACGCCGACACATTTCGTGACAGTGGTGGCAAAG GATGGCGGAGGAAAGTACAAGGGGAAGCATCAGGTGTTGACCTCCACAGCCACCATCACAGTTAACGTAATCGATGCCCAGGACATGCCTCCATCCTTCGTAGGGACCCCTTACTTTGGCTACGTCTACGAAGTCTCAGTTCCT GGATCTGAAATATTCACGGTGTATGCCAAAGATGGAGATCAAGGCAATCCTAACCCCATCCATTATTCCATCATGAATG GTAGTGATGGTGTCTTTGACATAAATAGCACCAGCGGATGCATCACCCTGACAACTTATCCGTCTCTTCTGAAGAACGAATTATATGAAATCAAAGTCAAG GCGTCTGAGATTGGACCAGAGGATCGGCTGTTTGACTACGACCTCACCCTAGTGACAGTCCGCGTGGTGGATCTCAACAACCACCCTCCGACCTTTTATGGAGAGAATGGACCACAGAGCAAGTTTGAGGTCACCATGTATGAGCATCCGCCTGCAGGGGAGATCCTCCGGGGCTTTAAGATCACCGTCAACGACTCCGATCAG GGAGCGAACGCTAAATTTAAGCTGAGGCTCGTGGGGCCGAGTCGAGTGCTGCGGGTGGTTCCCCAGACGGTTCTCAATGAAGCGCAGGTGACCATCATTGTGGAAGACTCATCTGGCATCGACTACGAAAAAGGATCAACCCTGTCTTTTAAG ctgctggcgGTGGAGATCGACACCCCCGAGCGCTTCAGTGCGACGGCCGACATCGTCATCAACCTGCTGGACACAAACGACAACGTCCCCAAGTTCACCTCCGAGTACTACATCGTCAGGGTCCCCGAGAACTCCCCTGGAGACTCCAGCGTTGTGTCTGTTACA gCAAACGATCCAGATTCAGGACCATGGGGTGAAGTCAAATACACAATTTATGGATCGGGATCAGATTT GTTTTACATCCACCGGTTGTCAGGCCTCATTTCCACGCAGCCCTGGACCAGCCTGGACGCAGAGTTCAGGTCCAAGTACAACTTTTACGTCAAGGCCGAGGATTCGGAGGCAAAGTACAGTTTGGCTGAAGTCTTTGTCACCGTGCTCGACATGAACGACCACACTCCGGCATTTGATCACAAACTCCTGGAGAAGACCATGATCATCGGGACACCGGTCAGAGTGGAG GCAGTGGATGAAGATGCAGAGTCTCCGAATAACGTCATCGAGTACTCCATCATGAAAGCCGATCCGGACAACGCATTTGACATCAACGCCGACACCGGGGAGATCCAGCTGAAGTCGTACATCAAGTCCATGGAGATTGTGCAGAACATCACCAAGCAGAAAGACTGCAAGTGGTCCCTGGTGGTCCAGGCCAGGGACCGGGGTTCTCCGTCCTTCAGCACGACAGCCGTTGTCAATATCGACATCACGGAGGCG ACTCCTCTCAAGGGGCATATGGCGgcctttttaatgaaaagtaGGGACAGTCCTATGAGAGCTCTAGGCATGGTCACTGTTATCATTAGCGTGTTGGTAGGGGTGACGGTCTTGATCTCTACGGCTATGTACATGCGCAACTCAAAGTCCAACAGGATTGTGCCGACGCGTCGCATCATTAAGAGGCGACCCAAGGACCAGCAGCCCTGGACCTTCCAGATGCCCGTCATCAAATTCAACAACCCTGCAGAGAAGTTCCACGTCGACGACCCAGAGCGGGACAGCTGCAGCCCGCGGACAAAGCCTCCACCCCCCAGCGCCCCTTCTCTGCCCCCTCCACCCCCGTCTTACACACGGCCAAGTGAGAGGTCCCGGGCGGTCCCAACAATATCCGGTGCTCTGGCCTCTAAAGGCTCGAAGAAAGTAAAATCGCATCATCGAAAAGAGGGAAACATGAGCTCTGCTTTAGTGTCGGAGCTTAAGATGAAGCTGGAGCAGAAGATGATTGAGAACAACCAGGGTTATTATTAA